In the genome of Bradysia coprophila strain Holo2 unplaced genomic scaffold, BU_Bcop_v1 contig_232, whole genome shotgun sequence, one region contains:
- the LOC119075592 gene encoding kyphoscoliosis peptidase-like produces the protein MYSSGRNTCTSQNDYCLICRDFYAVDAHAGNYPRQYVTSIPILAFELCNPFVAKVDKARAIFTWLHHNIAYDTKAYFQNNVRHQSPKETLKTGLSVCQGYAELFQNLACHAGLEAIVISGHGKGYGYKSNSIDNLKNHSWNAVKLDSGQWQLVDPCWGAGSVDKNQNFDRKFKATVFTSSPETFRIKHFPSDPKYQFCKREMSWEEYVMVEDGPLIYDDFTDKEFSEVTIEPSCRIIKPEPTKFIITSKCPHTFILPEHQYVLLLCIDEVRTPFQVDSNGTTWMCESSSIKENSSVAVAVLETFGGRDGRGVTVDEYLKNNKIKGYSWRHICSWDVKK, from the exons ATGTACTCTAGTGGTCGGa ACACATGTACATCGCAAAACGATTATTGCTTAATATGCCGAGATTTCTATGCCGTCGACGCACATGCTGGAAATTATCCTCGTCAATATGTAACGTCGATTCCAATATTGGCTTTCGAGCTTTGTAATCCTTTCGTGGCGAAGGTGGACAAAGCTAGAGCTATTTTCACATGGCTTCACCATAACATTGCATACGACACCAAGGCCTACTTTCAAAACAATGTGCGACATCAGAGTCCCAAAGAAACTCTCAAAACTGGGCTATCAGTTTGCCAAGGGTATgctgaactttttcagaatttggCATGTCACGCTGGTCTGGAGGCAATAGTGATTAGTGGTCACGGCAAAGGTTATGGCTATAAATCAAATTCTATCGACAACCTCAAAAATCATTCTTGGAACGCCGTCAAACTAGACTCTGGACAATGGCAACTTGTTGATCCATGCTGGGGTGCTGGAAGTGTTgataaaaatcagaatttcGACAGAAAATTTAAGGCTACCGTATTTACATCATCACCGGAAACATTTCGAATCAAACATTTTCCCTCCGATCCGAAGTATCAATTTTGTAAGAGGGAAATGTCATGGGAGGAGTATGTAATGGTAGAAGATGGACCTTTGATTTACGACGATTTCACCGACAAAGAATTTAGTGAAGTGACCATTGAACCGTCTTGTCGGATTATCAAACCAGAGCCTACCAAATTTATCATTACCTCGAAATGTCCACACACTTTTATTCTACCGGAACATCAGTACGTACTATTGTTATGCATCGATGAAGTTCGTACACCTTTTCAAGTCGATTCGAATGGAACGACCTGGATGTGTGAGAGTAGTTCTATAAAAGAAAATAGCAGTGTTGCAGTTGCAGTTTTGGAAACGTTTGGAGGGAGAGATGGTAGAGGAGTTACTgttgatgaatatttgaagAACAACAAGATTAAAGGATACTCATGGCGGCACATTTGTAGTTGGGACGTTAAAAAATGA